The sequence ATGCGAACTTGAGTCCGGGGTATAACGTTCTATTATCAATGTGGGTCGAGGTGGCGAAGAATGCGCTTTAAACTCAGACAGATGGAGGCGTTTCGTGCCGTCATGTTGACCGGCTCGATGAACGGGGCAGCGCGCCTGCTATTTGTCTCTCAGCCGGCCGTCAGCCGCTTGATCAGCCATGCCGAACAGACGCTGGGATTGTAGTTGTTCGAGCGCGACAAGGGCAAGCTCACCCTGACCTCCGAAGCGCAGCGCCTTTTTCAGGAAATCGGGCCGTTGTTCGATGAAGCGCTGCGCATCGACGAACTGGCACGCGATTTGGCCACGCGGCCAGAAGGCACGCTCAATTTATGTTCCAGTCCGAGCCTGGCCTTGAATTTTCTTCCGCCCGTGCTGGCCCGTTATCTGGGCGAGCATCCTGATGTGCGGGTGAAGTTCCACACGACCTTGCTGTCCGATATGGCTCACGAGTTGCTGGGGCGGAAAGTGGAGCTGGCCATCTCCGTGCTGCCTATCGATCATCCCAATCTTGTCGTCGAGCCATTTGCCTCGGGCAGGATGGTCTGCATCCTGCCGCAGCATCATGCCTTGGCTGCCCGTCAGGCCGTGAGTCTGGAGGAACTGGCGCGGGAAAGGCTGGTGCTCTACAACCGCAATATTCCTTTTGGCCAACTGGTGTCGGCTGCTTTTCAGCGCGCCGGAGTCGCCTGGCGCCCGGCCGTTGACATTGAGCGTGCCGAATTGGCGTGTGCGCTGGTGGGCAGCGGGGCGGGGGTGGCCATTGTCGATGAGTTCTCTGTCAGCGGTAAAGGTTGGCCAGAGATTGCCATCCGTCCCTTGCACCAGTCGATCCCGTTGGCTCTGAGTCTGGTGCGTTCCCGTTTCGAGCGCCAGAGCCGTCATGTCCAGCGCTTCGTGCGCATGCTCAAGGCTCACGCGCCTGGCACGTCGCCCGCTAGCCTTGCCCCGTGATCGGGGCATGCGCTATCTTCAGGAGCATGACTCTTCCTCAGACGCCCCCGACGGGGCATCCAATCCTGCACATCATCCTCAATACGGGATCCGGCCGTGACGACGCCGGGCAGGTGCAAGCCCTCATCGGCGAGACGTTGCACACGGCTGGCCGTGAACATCTGATCCACCCCCGTGCACGATCCCAGCCGCTTGAGTGACATCGCGCGCGACGTGGTGCAGCGGGCACGGCAAGAGGGGGGCGTCGTGGTGGCTGCCGGCGGCGATGGGACGCTCAATGCCGTAGCCGCGACCGTGCTGGGTAGCGGCGTGCCCTTTGGCATCCTGCCACAGGGTACGTTCAATTATTTCGGGCGTGTCTATGGCATATCGCAGGACACCGTGCAGGCCGTCAAAGCCCTGCTCAGTGCCCGACCCCAGCCCGTCCAGGTCGGGCTGGTCAATGGACGCCTGTTCCTGGTCAATGCCAGTCTCGGGCTGTATCCCCAATTGCTGGAAGACCGCGAGGCTTACAAGAATCGTTTTGGCCGACGCCGATGGGTAGCCCTGCTCTCTGGCTTGGTGACCCTCTGGCATCATCGCAGCCAGCTTGACCTGACGCTGGAGTATGGTGGGCGCCGACTACGAACGCCCACCCTGGTCGTCGGGAATAATGCCTTGCAGTTGCGGCAAGTAGGCATCGACAAGGCCGATGCGCCTGAACAGGGCAAGCTATTGGCCATGACCTTGCGTCCGGTGGGTACCTGGGCGCTTTATGGTCTGTTGTTGCGAGGGCTCATGAGCCGTCTTGGCGAGGCTGAGCAGGTCAGCAGCTTCGCCTTCGAGCGTCTGACGGTGGGTTTGCGCAACCGGCGTGTGAAGGTCGCCATGGATGGCGAGATATGTTGGCTGGAGACGCCGTTGCGCTTCGAAGTTTCGCCTCAGCCACTGGACTTTCTGGTGCCGGCCGACGAATACCGCGTGGAGCCTGAATGACCCGGGTGCTGCATATTTCCGATACGCACTTCGGCACCGTGCACGAAAGCACGCAGCGGGCGTTGCTGGACATGGTCCAGCTGACGGCACCCGACCTGGTGCTTATCGGTGGAGATGTTACGCAGCGGGCGCGCAGGACGCAGTTCGCTGCGGCGCGCCGCTTTGTCCAGAACCTGCAGCGGCCGGTGCTGGTGGTGCCTGGCAATCACGATATTCCCTTGTTCAATCTGGCGGCGCGGGTGTTCAATCCCTACGGTAATTATCGGCGTGCGTTGGGTGTCAATCTCGAGCCGGTTTTCGAGGATGAGCGGCTGATGGTCATCGGTGTCAATAGCACCCATCCTTCGCGTCGCAAAGACGGGCGCGTGAGCGCCGCTCAGGTGCAGAGGGTGGTGCATCGCCTGCATGGCGCGCGGGACGCGCAGTTGCGTATCGTGCTGTTGCATCATCCCGTGCGAGCGGTCGAAGACAGCGACACGGCCAACCTGCTGATTGGCCGCGAGTTCGCCGTGCCCGCCTGGGTGGATGCCGGCGCGGATCTCATCCTGGGGGGGCATATTCATCTGCCCTATGTCGTGCCACTGGCCGGCCGCCTGGGCCGAGCGGCCTGGTGCGTTCAGGCCGGTACGGCACTTTCGTGGCGCGTGCGCGGAGGGATTCCCAATTCCGTCAATCTGATCGAGCGGCAGGCGGCGGATCACTGTCTGATACGCCGCTGGGATTTCGACGCCAGCCTGTCCCGTTTTCAGGAGGTTGCCGCGCATCCTCTGGCACTTTCTCGGCTGTCCACCCCGGCACTTGCCACGGCCACTGCACCATGAAGGACGTCGCGATCTGGGTGTCGATCCACCCTTATTATTGGTTTTTTGCCTGCCACTGCTGGCTGCTCTGATAGCCTGGATGTGCTGGAGTGCGCTGAGTGGGCAGCCGCCAGGCAGAAGGCGCAGTGCACTGTACGCGTGCTTGGCGCTGATCATGGCCGTGGTGTTTGTGGCGTTGGCTGCCACGGTCAGTCTGGAGGGCAATCTGGTGGCCTTCGACGTCGCGTTGGCGCGCGCGTTGAGCATGTCGTTATCCACGGAGTTTCTCTGGCTGCTGTCCTGGTTTACGCATTTGGGGGACCGCACCTGGTTGACTGTCTTGGCTATTGTGATGATCCTGGGGCTGTTGATGTGGCAGCACTGGGTGCTTGCGGCGGGCGCGGCAGCCGCCACGGCAGGCGGCGGCATCCTGAATTGGCTGCTCAAGCACTTCTTTGAGCGGGCCAGACCGGATTTTTCCCATGGGTTCAGCCATGCCACCGGTTTTAGCTTCCCGAGTGGCCACGCGTCAGCCTCGCTGGCCGTTTATGGTTTTGGCTGCTATTTGCTTCTGCGCCTACTGCCGGCGCGCTGGCAGGGGCTATGTGTAGCGATGACGGCAGCCCTTATCGTGGCCATCGGGCTGAGCCGCGTCCTGTTGCAGGTGCATTTTTTGAGCGATGTCGTCGCTGGTCTGGCGGTCAGTGCGCTCTGGTTGGCGCTGTGCGTTACGTTGACCGAGAGGCTACAGCGCCGGCGATGAGATCGGGCAGCTCCCGCGCCGTGGAGGCGCGGTAGATGCCGCTCGCAGCGCGGATCGCATGCGCCAGGCGGCGGCCCCAATCTTCGGCGTGAGGGCAGAGATCCAGAATGTGTTTCCCATGCAATGGCGCGTTGACATCGCCGTCGCTATAACGTTGCAGCACGCGGTCAATTTCGTGCGAATCCGATAACGCCAGAACGATGAGGTGTGATTCGCGCAGCGCTTCGGCGGGGCTGCCCGCCAACGTGGCCTGGCCTCGGAAGACCTCACCCCGCACGGGGTCGCGGTCATAGACCGTCAAGTCGCACTCCGGTTGGGTGGCCAGCAACTGGCGCGCGGCCTGTGTGCCCGTGTCTGTCAGACCGATGATGCTGATCGTATCCATCATGGCGCAGGCACCGACCAGGTGCTGACAATATGGGCCAGGGGGTCGCCCCCCTGTTCGGCGCGCAGCGTGACTTCTCCTGTCGTGAGTCTGCCGACTTTCAGCAGCCTGGCCTCGGCCATTACGGCTGCGGCAGGCGTCTTGCGCAAGAAATTGATCGTCAGGCTGGCCGTGACGGCGCGCGGCTGTCCGGTGGCGCCTACGACGGCAGCGTACATGGCGACGTCGGCCAGGCCCATCAACATTGGGCCGGCCACGATTCCGCCCAGCCGCTGATGGCTCGGGCTGGGTGGCAGGCGCAACAGGGCAGTTCCGGGGCCGATCGCCTCGACCTCGATGCCCAAAACCACCGAAAAGGGATGCTGTTCGGCGAGCAGCAGACGAAATTCGGGCACGCTCACCCGGGCGCTGGCAGTCGGTGTGTCCATCAGGAGTGCTCCAAAGCCTGGCAGTAGTGTTCCAGCAGCGTTTCGGTGCGCTGCTGCAGTGACTTGATCCGGCGGGTGTGGTGCAAAAGCAGCAGACCCATCAAGTACGTGAAGACGTTCATTTCTTCGATGTGAACGCGTGCGGCGTCCCAGCCCTTGCTTGCAGCCAGCCCGGCGCCGAGGCGGCTGACGGCCTGACGCAGCATCGCGTTGAGGGACTCGTCGATTTCCCGGCCCAGCCCCCGGGGCTGCAAGCCTCTATACAGATAGAGACCCAGAGAAAACTCGGTTTCGCGCGCGGCGTAATAACTGAAAAAGGCTTCGATGGCCGCTCGTGCGGCCAAGGGGGCCGGCGCCTGTCGAGACTGTTGGTCCAGGTGTGCCAGCAAGCGCGTCAAGGACGCCCGCAGGAGTTCGCCGTAAATGGCCTCCTTGCCGTCGAAGCAGGGGTAGATGGCGCCGGTGGTGCATCCCGCCTCTTTGGCGATGGCGCGGATGGTCGTGTGTTCAAGGCCGTCTCGCGCGAAAACACGTTCGGCGGCCTCCAGGATGATCTGCCGCCGCAAGGCGGACAGGCGGTCAGCGCGGGGCAGGGCAGCGTCGGTCATGGCTAAAGGTGATATTGCTGTTCTTAATAAATAACATTGTTATTCGAGTCACGTTTTTTTGCCAGCTCCCTACGGGAAACCCGTGCGTTCTGGCGCTGATCGCAGGCTAGGGTTAGCCCTTGCCCGGAGGGGCTAACGGGGACGGGATGTTGCAACAAGCCAACAGTGCTGCGGCTATGCGTGCCTTTTCTTCGTCTCTTCGTAGCCAGTCCC comes from Bordetella holmesii ATCC 51541 and encodes:
- a CDS encoding bacterial regulatory helix-turn-helix, lysR family protein — encoded protein: MEAFRAVMLTGSMNGAARLLFVSQPAVSRLISHAEQTLGL
- a CDS encoding lysR substrate binding domain protein, with the protein product MFERDKGKLTLTSEAQRLFQEIGPLFDEALRIDELARDLATRPEGTLNLCSSPSLALNFLPPVLARYLGEHPDVRVKFHTTLLSDMAHELLGRKVELAISVLPIDHPNLVVEPFASGRMVCILPQHHALAARQAVSLEELARERLVLYNRNIPFGQLVSAAFQRAGVAWRPAVDIERAELACALVGSGAGVAIVDEFSVSGKGWPEIAIRPLHQSIPLALSLVRSRFERQSRHVQRFVRMLKAHAPGTSPASLAP
- a CDS encoding diacylglycerol kinase catalytic domain protein, producing the protein MHDPSRLSDIARDVVQRARQEGGVVVAAGGDGTLNAVAATVLGSGVPFGILPQGTFNYFGRVYGISQDTVQAVKALLSARPQPVQVGLVNGRLFLVNASLGLYPQLLEDREAYKNRFGRRRWVALLSGLVTLWHHRSQLDLTLEYGGRRLRTPTLVVGNNALQLRQVGIDKADAPEQGKLLAMTLRPVGTWALYGLLLRGLMSRLGEAEQVSSFAFERLTVGLRNRRVKVAMDGEICWLETPLRFEVSPQPLDFLVPADEYRVEPE
- a CDS encoding calcineurin-like phosphoesterase family protein is translated as MTRVLHISDTHFGTVHESTQRALLDMVQLTAPDLVLIGGDVTQRARRTQFAAARRFVQNLQRPVLVVPGNHDIPLFNLAARVFNPYGNYRRALGVNLEPVFEDERLMVIGVNSTHPSRRKDGRVSAAQVQRVVHRLHGARDAQLRIVLLHHPVRAVEDSDTANLLIGREFAVPAWVDAGADLILGGHIHLPYVVPLAGRLGRAAWCVQAGTALSWRVRGGIPNSVNLIERQAADHCLIRRWDFDASLSRFQEVAAHPLALSRLSTPALATATAP
- a CDS encoding PAP2 superfamily protein; the encoded protein is MALIMAVVFVALAATVSLEGNLVAFDVALARALSMSLSTEFLWLLSWFTHLGDRTWLTVLAIVMILGLLMWQHWVLAAGAAAATAGGGILNWLLKHFFERARPDFSHGFSHATGFSFPSGHASASLAVYGFGCYLLLRLLPARWQGLCVAMTAALIVAIGLSRVLLQVHFLSDVVAGLAVSALWLALCVTLTERLQRRR
- a CDS encoding NAD binding domain of 6-phosphogluconate dehydrogenase family protein translates to MDTISIIGLTDTGTQAARQLLATQPECDLTVYDRDPVRGEVFRGQATLAGSPAEALRESHLIVLALSDSHEIDRVLQRYSDGDVNAPLHGKHILDLCPHAEDWGRRLAHAIRAASGIYRASTARELPDLIAGAVASRST
- a CDS encoding thioesterase superfamily protein, encoding MDTPTASARVSVPEFRLLLAEQHPFSVVLGIEVEAIGPGTALLRLPPSPSHQRLGGIVAGPMLMGLADVAMYAAVVGATGQPRAVTASLTINFLRKTPAAAVMAEARLLKVGRLTTGEVTLRAEQGGDPLAHIVSTWSVPAP
- a CDS encoding bacterial regulatory s, tetR family protein, giving the protein MTDAALPRADRLSALRRQIILEAAERVFARDGLEHTTIRAIAKEAGCTTGAIYPCFDGKEAIYGELLRASLTRLLAHLDQQSRQAPAPLAARAAIEAFFSYYAARETEFSLGLYLYRGLQPRGLGREIDESLNAMLRQAVSRLGAGLAASKGWDAARVHIEEMNVFTYLMGLLLLHHTRRIKSLQQRTETLLEHYCQALEHS